GGCGCTGGGGATGCGCTGGCGCTGGAAGATGTCGGCGATCTCGTCGGCGGCGAACAGCGCGCGGCGGTTCACCCAGCCGCCCAGATTGGTCGAGACCGTGACATCGGGCGAGGTGGTGACGATGCGCCGGGCCAGATCGGTGTCGGTCTTGGCGATCGCGTCCATGATCCGCCCGAAGGCGGTCTGGGTGGAGGTGGTCGCCTGTGTGGAGGCGCCACCAACCGCCTGCGGCCCGATCGCCGCCACCGGTGCGGCGCTCAGCCGCCGACTGGCGCCAGTATTGAACGGCACCCGGTCGAGGAAAGCGCGCAACACCGCCTCGTCGATGCCCAGCCCCTCGAACGGTGCCCATTCATGGCCGGCGCGCACGCCCATGGCATCGCGCAGCGCATGGATCTGCGCTTCCGTCATCTGGCCGGAATGGTTGTCCTTGTGGCCGGCCAGCGGCGTGCCCCAGCCCTTGACGGTATAGGCGATGAACACGGTCGGCCGGTCGTCGTCGATGCCGTGGAAGGCGTCGAGCAGGCTTTCCAGGCAGTGGCCGCCCAGATTGGCCATCAGATCGGCCAGTTCGGCGTCGTCGCGGCGCGCGATCAGCGCGCTGACATCGCCCTGGTCGCCCAGATCATCCTGCAACCGCGCGCGCCACGCCGCACCGCCCTGATACATCAGCGCCGAATACAGGCCGTTGGGGCAGGCATCGATCCAGGCGCGCAGCCGCTCGCCGCCGGGCTCGGCAAAGGCGGCGCGCTGGCGGGCGCCGTATTTGATCGTCACCACCCGCCAGTCGAAGGCCTTGAAGATCGCGGCGATCCGGTCATAGAGCCCCTCGCGGACCACGCCGTCCAGGCTCTGGCGGTTATAGTCGATCACCCACCAGGTGTTGCGCAGGCCCTGCTTCCAGCCTTCCAGCAGGCATTCATAAACATTGCCCTCATCCAGCTCGGCATCGCCGACCAGGGCGATCATCCGGCCTTCGGGCATGTCGGGCCGCGCCCAGGATTTGGCGCGGATATAGTCCTGCACGATCGACGCGAAGGCAGTGAAGGCCACGCCCAGCCCGACCGATCCGGTCGAAATGTCGACATCATCGGTGTCCTTGGTGCGCGACGGATAGGACTGCGCGCCGCCGAGGCCCCGGAATGCCTTCAGCTTGTCGAGCGTCTGGCGGCCGAACAGATACTGGATGGCATGAAACACCGGCGCGGCATGGGGCTTCACCGCCACCCGGTCTTCCGGGCGCAGCACATCGAAATAGAGTGCCGTCATGATCGCGGTCATCGAGGCCGAGGACGACTGATGCCCGCCCACCTTCACACCCGACGCGTTCGGCCGGATGTGGTTCGCGTGGTGGATCATCCAGTTCGACAGCCACAACGCCTTGCGGCTGAGCGCATCGAGCATCGCCAGATGAGTGTCGTCGCGCGTCTCGCCCGCCATCCGGGCAGCGATCCTGGTCATGCGGTCTCTCCCGTCATCGTCCGGAAGCCTTATTCTGCACCCGGGCGCGCGCCGGTTCTTGCCTATTTTTGGCTCGATACCCACACTGCACGCAGTTATCTGTCAGGAAAGGGCATCCGTATGGCGATATCCACCAAACCGGATCTGGACCCGATCGACCGCCGCATCCTGAAGGCCCTGCAGGAAGACGGCCGGATGACCGCCCAGGCCCTGGCCGAACGCGTCGGCCTGTCGCCATCGCCCTGCCTGCGCCGCATCCGCCTGCTGGAAGAGGCGGGGGTGATCACCGGCTATGCGGCGCTGGTCAACCAGAACAGCGTCGGCCTGCCGGTCTCGGTGTTCATCTCGATCAAGCTGGAACGCCAGCGCGCCCCCGAACTCGACGCCTTCGCCCGCGCGAT
This genomic interval from Tistrella bauzanensis contains the following:
- a CDS encoding transketolase, producing MTRIAARMAGETRDDTHLAMLDALSRKALWLSNWMIHHANHIRPNASGVKVGGHQSSSASMTAIMTALYFDVLRPEDRVAVKPHAAPVFHAIQYLFGRQTLDKLKAFRGLGGAQSYPSRTKDTDDVDISTGSVGLGVAFTAFASIVQDYIRAKSWARPDMPEGRMIALVGDAELDEGNVYECLLEGWKQGLRNTWWVIDYNRQSLDGVVREGLYDRIAAIFKAFDWRVVTIKYGARQRAAFAEPGGERLRAWIDACPNGLYSALMYQGGAAWRARLQDDLGDQGDVSALIARRDDAELADLMANLGGHCLESLLDAFHGIDDDRPTVFIAYTVKGWGTPLAGHKDNHSGQMTEAQIHALRDAMGVRAGHEWAPFEGLGIDEAVLRAFLDRVPFNTGASRRLSAAPVAAIGPQAVGGASTQATTSTQTAFGRIMDAIAKTDTDLARRIVTTSPDVTVSTNLGGWVNRRALFAADEIADIFQRQRIPSAQKWHFSPQGQHIELGIAEMNLFLLLGAAGLAHELFGERLLPVGTLYDPFISRGLDALNYACYQDARFMVVATPSGVSLAGEGGAHQSIAQPLIGMSQDGLASFEPAFADELAVIIDWGFSHMQRTGAKTPDPVSFLPDAAGGAVYLRLSTRPVDQPRRAMTPALADAIITGGYWLKAPEPGCEVVIACQGVAMTEAVAAAGLIGGARRNVAVLAVTSADRLHAGWLAAEKARAEGARAEGAMDAVSPVERLLDQVPDHAGIVTVIDGHPATLAWLGGVNGHRVAALGVDHFGQTGTVEDLYAHYGIDAQGIAAAARRFTRGRRRRG
- a CDS encoding Lrp/AsnC family transcriptional regulator, whose protein sequence is MAISTKPDLDPIDRRILKALQEDGRMTAQALAERVGLSPSPCLRRIRLLEEAGVITGYAALVNQNSVGLPVSVFISIKLERQRAPELDAFARAITAWPEVMECYLMTGARDFLLRVVCADLAAYEAFLRDRLTKLDGVGSIESSFALGQVKYSRVLPLG